The proteins below are encoded in one region of Chroococcidiopsis sp. SAG 2025:
- a CDS encoding FMN-dependent NADH-azoreductase produces the protein MASILHLDSSPRGDRSKSRQLAKEFIVAWQDLHPDDAIAYRDLRQTPVPHVTEEWIAACFTPPEALTPEMAELLKFSDELVDEFLAADQCVFSVPMYNFSIPSNFKAYIDQVVRVGRTFTDEDGQVKGLANGKKVLFITSRGVEFGAGSPYEGWDCQEPALRYAFQFMGVTDIQFIHANGLDMGDEARKRGLDEAQSKIQELVDSW, from the coding sequence ATGGCAAGCATTTTGCATCTTGATTCAAGTCCACGGGGCGATCGCTCTAAATCTCGCCAATTAGCCAAGGAGTTTATAGTTGCTTGGCAAGACCTACATCCTGATGATGCGATCGCCTATCGCGATCTAAGACAAACGCCAGTTCCTCACGTCACCGAAGAATGGATTGCGGCTTGTTTTACTCCTCCAGAAGCACTGACTCCAGAAATGGCTGAACTGCTGAAGTTTTCTGATGAGTTAGTGGATGAGTTTTTGGCTGCCGATCAATGTGTTTTCAGTGTGCCGATGTACAACTTCAGCATTCCGTCTAACTTCAAGGCTTACATCGATCAGGTGGTTCGTGTGGGTCGCACATTCACGGATGAGGATGGTCAAGTCAAAGGACTTGCAAACGGTAAAAAAGTGTTGTTCATCACATCACGAGGCGTTGAATTTGGAGCAGGTTCTCCTTATGAAGGATGGGATTGTCAAGAACCTGCACTCCGATACGCTTTTCAATTCATGGGTGTGACCGATATTCAGTTTATTCATGCCAATGGTCTAGATATGGGAGACGAGGCACGGAAGCGAGGGCTAGACGAAGCACAATCTAAAATTCAAGAATTAGTTGACAGTTGGTAG
- a CDS encoding alpha/beta hydrolase: protein MSTFILVHGSWHDSSAWKAVIQHLEAKGHQAFAPTIAGHGKSVDKNVNHAQCTQSIVDYIVGKDLTDIVLLGHSFAGTIIAKVAEAISDRIRRLIFFDAFVLNDGESLRDSIPPHYQTLFDSLARESDDRTMMLPFELWREVLINDADLDLARSSYAQLSPEPYQPWIDKLDLKQFYSLPIPKSYLYCTEDNVFPQGEQWGWHPRMSNRLGLFRLVQMPGSHEVMFSNPIGLAEKIIVAGRD, encoded by the coding sequence ATGTCAACTTTTATCTTAGTTCATGGCTCATGGCATGATAGTTCTGCTTGGAAAGCTGTCATCCAACATCTGGAGGCGAAAGGGCATCAAGCGTTTGCTCCCACGATCGCCGGACATGGTAAAAGCGTAGATAAAAACGTTAACCATGCTCAATGCACACAATCGATCGTCGATTACATTGTTGGCAAAGACTTAACCGATATTGTTCTCTTAGGTCATAGTTTTGCCGGAACAATCATTGCGAAAGTTGCTGAAGCGATTAGCGATCGCATTCGACGGCTCATTTTCTTCGATGCCTTTGTCCTCAATGATGGTGAAAGCCTCAGAGATAGCATTCCGCCGCACTATCAAACGTTATTTGACTCTCTAGCTAGAGAATCAGACGATCGTACGATGATGCTGCCGTTTGAGCTTTGGCGAGAAGTGCTGATCAATGATGCTGACCTCGATTTGGCTCGATCGAGTTACGCACAACTATCCCCTGAACCGTATCAACCGTGGATTGACAAGCTGGACTTGAAGCAGTTTTACTCGCTGCCCATTCCTAAAAGTTACCTCTACTGTACAGAAGATAATGTCTTCCCTCAAGGCGAACAGTGGGGTTGGCATCCGAGAATGTCTAACCGCTTGGGGCTATTTCGGCTTGTACAAATGCCCGGTAGTCATGAGGTCATGTTTTCTAACCCGATCGGTTTAGCAGAAAAGATTATTGTGGCAGGGCGCGACTAG
- a CDS encoding RidA family protein: MRKQLINPPEHYDGRPHGLSHAVVDTATGTVYISGQVDWDMNHQVSSHTVEGQLSTALTNLTTVLDASGSSIENLLSLRIYVRGELGEFLEEIAPILTQYLGESRPALTGIGVASLASPETLVEIEATAALK, encoded by the coding sequence ATGAGAAAGCAACTGATCAATCCGCCAGAACACTATGATGGCAGACCGCACGGATTATCCCATGCTGTTGTCGATACCGCGACAGGCACTGTTTACATTTCTGGTCAAGTTGATTGGGACATGAACCACCAAGTTTCATCCCATACCGTCGAGGGGCAACTCTCGACGGCGCTGACTAACCTAACTACCGTTCTAGATGCATCGGGAAGTTCGATCGAGAATCTGCTCAGCCTTCGCATCTATGTTCGGGGCGAACTTGGAGAATTCCTTGAGGAGATCGCACCGATTCTGACGCAATATCTGGGAGAGTCGCGCCCAGCGCTGACGGGCATCGGCGTTGCCTCACTCGCCTCTCCAGAGACATTGGTTGAGATTGAGGCAACAGCAGCACTGAAGTAA